The proteins below are encoded in one region of Alistipes indistinctus YIT 12060:
- a CDS encoding 4-hydroxybenzoate octaprenyltransferase, whose product MKTVARYASLVTFSHTVFAMPFALIAYFYALWSTDTPFEWLLLVKVLLAMVFARNTAMGFNRYADRSIDAMNPRTAQRDIPAGRISARNALWFIIVNALLFAATAAWINFLAFCLSPLALTVLLGYSLTKRFTAWCHIVLGIALGIAPVGAYLAVTGQFAVLPILLTGLVITWVSGFDVIYALQDAEFDRQHALHSIPARFGIRGAIGISILLHLITVYAIALIGSYYGAGTFYWIGAAIFVALLIFQHTIVTPRHLDRIGPTFGLLNGITSVCFATCVIIDLYLRY is encoded by the coding sequence ATGAAAACAGTCGCCCGGTACGCCTCCCTGGTCACATTCAGCCACACGGTTTTCGCGATGCCTTTCGCACTGATCGCTTACTTTTACGCGCTGTGGAGCACGGACACCCCGTTCGAATGGCTGCTGCTGGTAAAAGTACTGTTAGCCATGGTCTTTGCCCGCAATACGGCGATGGGTTTCAACCGCTATGCCGATCGGAGCATCGATGCGATGAATCCGCGTACCGCCCAGCGGGACATTCCTGCCGGGCGCATTTCAGCACGGAACGCCTTGTGGTTTATTATTGTCAATGCCCTGCTGTTCGCCGCCACGGCCGCATGGATCAATTTCCTGGCATTCTGCCTCTCCCCCCTTGCACTGACCGTGCTGTTGGGATACAGCCTGACCAAACGCTTCACCGCCTGGTGCCACATCGTACTCGGCATTGCGCTGGGGATCGCTCCGGTGGGGGCATACCTTGCGGTTACGGGACAATTCGCCGTGTTGCCGATCCTGCTGACCGGACTCGTCATCACATGGGTCAGCGGTTTCGACGTGATTTATGCGCTGCAGGATGCGGAATTCGACCGGCAGCATGCGCTGCACTCGATCCCGGCCCGCTTCGGCATTCGGGGTGCCATCGGTATCAGCATTTTACTGCATCTCATTACGGTTTATGCGATCGCCCTGATCGGATCGTACTACGGGGCGGGGACCTTCTATTGGATCGGGGCGGCGATCTTCGTCGCTCTGCTCATTTTCCAGCACACAATCGTCACTCCACGCCATCTCGACCGTATCGGTCCGACTTTCGGCCTGCTGAACGGGATCACCAGCGTTTGCTTCGCGACCTGCGTGATTATCGATCTCTACCTGCGTTATTGA